Proteins encoded by one window of Dioscorea cayenensis subsp. rotundata cultivar TDr96_F1 chromosome 6, TDr96_F1_v2_PseudoChromosome.rev07_lg8_w22 25.fasta, whole genome shotgun sequence:
- the LOC120262978 gene encoding protein CURVATURE THYLAKOID 1D, chloroplastic isoform X1, with protein MALHCSLSSLPSLLHGGKLFTPNPSLLLPLPHHRASFSPNACHSVFSSLMLVRRDFQWMRTMAYEETSSVSVVSETVDAQRDEVEPKSVGEVLESSEVEESEAVAFLDKLNLKLDTEDTYSIVIYGVGAIAALWISSGIVRALDAVPLFPKIMEIVGLGFTIWFSYRYLIFKKNRDELFAKIDDLKGQIVGSDDD; from the exons ATGGCGCTCCATTGCTCTCTCTCCTCGCTTCCATCCCTTCTCCATGGCGGCAAGCTCTTCACCCCCAATCCCTCTCTTCTCCTCCCTCTCCCTCACCATCGGGCCTCCTTCTCGCCGAATGCTTGCCATTCAG TATTCTCTTCGTTGATGTTAGTTCGTCGTGATTTTCAATGGATGAGAACTATGGCGTATGAGGAGACATCGTCGGTTTCTGTGGTTTCTGAGACGGTGGATGCTCAACGGGATGAGGTGGAACCGAAGAGTGTGGGGGAAGTTCTTGAGAGTAGCGAGGTTGAAGAGAGTGAGGCTGTGGCTTTCCTGGATAAGCTTAATCTCAAg TTGGACACTGAAGACACATACAGCATTGTCATTTATGGAGTTGGTGCTATAGCTGCTTTGTGGATATCATCAGGAATTGTTAGGGCCCTGGATGCTGTGCCTTTG TTCCCAAAAATCATGGAAATTGTTGGACTTGGCTTCACAATCTGGTTTAGCTATCGGTATCTGATATTCAAG AAAAACAGAGATGAGTTGTTTGCAAAAATTGATGATCTCAAGGGACAGATTGTAGGGTCTGATGATGATTGA
- the LOC120263390 gene encoding uncharacterized protein LOC120263390 — protein MPEQPTRSATRPTTSVEASASSGSLPIRVPTFHASAQGPWHCVVAYDACVRLCLHSWARGCMEAPIFLENECALLRSAFGLKQILLQSEEELLAKQSSELTSEGAAPKPKKTIGKLKVQVRKVRMSLDMPSGCSLSSCKSPSVNLESLRYRMSNFQSTLSSGWESLRKIRVLHRLPANSSFSRHSLAYVRASTQYIKQVSALLKTGVTALRNSSSYEIVQETYSCLLRLKSLTEEGAVKMQPGSGESHLFFPDSLGDDLIIEVYDSKGKLHGRVIAQLASIAENPNDKLRWWSIYREPDHELIGRIQLYANYTTCLDENNLKCGSVAETVAYDIALEVAMKVQQFQQRHLLLHGEWKWLLTEFASYFGVSDAYTKLRYLSYVMDVATPTADCLILVHDLLLPVIMKSRGKNTLSHQENRILGEIEEQIEQILALVFENYKSLDESLPSGMVEVFRPASGSPAPALAPAVKLYTLLHDILSPEAQLKLCGYFQSAVKKRSRRHLVETDEFVASSNTEGSLMDVVTLSTAYQKMKTLCFNIRNEIFTDIEIHNQHVLPSFIDLPNLAASIYSVELCSRLRAFLVSCPPSGPSPPVAELVIATADFQKDLTNWNISPVKGCVDAKELFHLYIVLWIQDKRLSLLESCRLDKVKWSGVRTQHLTTPFVDEMYDRLKETLSEYEVIICRWPEYTFVLENAIADIEKAVVETLEKQYADVLTPLKDSMTPKKFGLKYVQKLAKRNSLCPYTASDELGIVLNSMKRLLDVLWPKIDMQLKSWGSCIPDGGSNVAGERLSEVTVTLRAKFRNYLQAVVEKLAENTRLQNGTKLKKIIQDSKDVIAESDIRSRMQPLRELLTQTINQLHTVFEVHVFVMVCRGYWDRMGQDVLNFLENRKENRSWYKASRVTVAVLDDTFASQMQQLLGNALQEKDLEPPRSIMEVRSVLCKDAPSHKDSSFYY, from the exons ATGCCTGAACAGCCCACAAG GAGTGCCACAAGGCCCACGACAAGTGTTGAAGCCTCTGCATCTTCTGGTTCCTTACCTATTCGGGTTCCCACTTTCCATGCAAG tgCACAAGGGCCTTGGCATTGTGTGGTTGCCTATGACGCATGTGTGCGGCTATGCCTTCATTCATGGGCTAGAGGCTGTATGGAAGCTCCGATTTTCTTGGAAAATGAATGTGCATTGTTGCGAAGTGCATTTGG TTTGAAACAAATATTGTTGCAATCTGAGGAGGAGCTTCTTGCCAAGCAATCTTCAGAGCTTACCAGTGAAGGGGCTGCCCCAAAGCCCAAAAAAACCATTGGCAAGCTTAAAGTTCAAG TACGTAAAGTAAGAATGTCTCTAGACATGCCTTCAGGATGCAGTTTATCATCCTGCAAATCTCCATCAGTAAATTTAGAATCCCTGCGCTACCGTATGTCAAATTTCCAATCAACTTTATCGTCTGGATGGGAGTCGCTGCGGAAAATTCGTGTTCTACATCGGCTACCTGCAAACAGTTCCTTTTCTCGTCACAGTTTGGCGTATGTGCGTGCAAGCACGCAGTATATCAAGCAAGTGTCTGCACTCCTTAAAACTGGTGTGACAGCTTTGCGGAATAGTTCATCATATGAGATTGTGCAAG AGACATACTCTTGTTTGTTGCGATTGAAAAGTTTAACTGAGGAGGGTGCAGTTAAGATGCAGCCTGGATCTGGTGAATCGCATCTTTT CTTCCCAGATAGTCTTGGAGATGATTTGATCATTGAAGTCTATGATTCCAAGGGGAAGTTGCATGGCCGTGTTATTGCTCAGTTAGCTAGTATTGCTGAAAATCCT AATGATAAATTACGCTGGTGGTCCATTTACCGAGAGCCAGACCATGAACTTATAGGCAGAATTCAACTGTATGCAAATTATACAACCTGCCTAGATGAGAACAATTTGAAG TGTGGATCTGTTGCTGAGACTGTTGCATATGATATTGCCCTGGAAGTTGCAATGAAAGTTCAACAATTTCAACAACGGCATCTGTTATTGCACGGAGAGTGGAAATGGTTATTGACAGAATTTGCATCCTATTTTGGGGTTTCGGATGCATACACCAAACTTAG ATACCTTTCATATGTAATGGATGTGGCAACCCCTACAGCTGACTGTCTCATACTGGTCCATGATTTGCTTTTACCAGTTATAATGAAAAGTCGTGGCAAAAACACTTTGAGCCATCAAGAG AACCGCATTCTTGGAGAGATTGAAGAGCAAATCGAACAAATTTTAGCATTGGTCTTTGAAAACTACAAGTCACTAGATGAGTCGTTGCCTTCAGGGATGGTTGAAGTTTTTAGGCCTGCTTCTGGATCTCCAGCTCCTGCGTTGGCACCTGCTGTGAAGCTGTATACCCTACTTCATGATATACTATCTCCGGAGGCTCAATTAAAGCTATGTGGTTATTTCCAG TCTGCCGTTAAGAAAAGATCGAGGAGGCACTTGGTTGAAACTGATGAGTTTGTTGCTAGCAGCAACACGGAAGGCAGTTTGATGGATGTTGTTACTCTCTCTACTGCTTATCAGAAGATGAAAACCTTGTGCTTCAACATCAGGAATGAAATATTTACAGATATTGAAATTCACAACCAGCATGTGCTTCCTAG TTTCATAGACCTTCCAAATCTAGCAGCTTCCATCTACAGTGTTGAACTTTGTAGTAGATTGCGTGCCTTCCTTGTTTCATGTCCTCCTTCTGGTCCTTCCCCACCAGTAGCAGAGCTTGTAATTGCTACTGCTGATTTTCAGAAGGACCTTACTAACTGGAACATCag TCCGGTCAAAGGATGTGTTGATGCAAAAGAGTTGTTTCACTTGTATATTGTCTTATGGATCCAAGACAAGCGGCTGTCACTATTGGAATCGTGTAGATTAGATAAG GTGAAATGGTCAGGTGTGCGGACACAACATCTAACGACtccatttgttgatgaaatgtatGATCGATTGAAAGAAACCTTAAGCGAATATGAAGTTATCATCTGCCGTTGGCCAGAGTAcacttttgttttggaaaat gcaaTTGCTGATATTGAGAAGGCAGTGGTAGAGACATTGGAGAAGCAATATGCAGACGTGTTGACACCCCTGAAAGATAGCATGACACCAAAGAAATTCGGACTCAAGTATGTCCAAAAACTTGCCAAACGCAACTCACTGTGCCCTTATACTGCATCTGATGAG CTTGGAATTGTTCTGAATTCTATGAAAAGATTATTGGATGTGTTGTGGCCGAAAATTGACATGCAACTCAAATCTTGGGGTTCATGTATCCCTGATGGTGGGAGTAACGTAGCCGGAGAACGACTTAGTGAAGTAACTGTGACATTGAGAGCTAAGTTCAGAAACTATCTACAGGCAGTGGTTGAGAAACTGGCAGAAAAT ACTCGATTACAGAATGGCACGAAGCTGAAGAAGATAATCCAAGATTCAAAGGATGTCATTGCGGAGTCTGATATTAGAAGCCGAATGCAACCATTGAGAGAGCTACTCACTCAAACAATCAACCAACTCCACACAGTTTTTGAAGTACATGTCTTTGTCATGGTTTGCCGTGGTTATTGGGACCGGATGGGTCAG GATGTTCTTAATTTCTTGGAAAACCGAAAAGAAAATCGGTCATGGTACAAAGCTTCCAGAGTCACAGTAGCT GTACTGGATGACACATTTGCATCACAGATGCAGCAATTGCTTGGAAATGCACTCCAAGAGAAAGATTTGGAGCCGCCGAGATCGATCATGGAAGTACGATCGGTGCTCTGCAAGGACGCGCCTAGTCACAAGGATTCGAGTTTTTATTACTAG
- the LOC120262978 gene encoding protein CURVATURE THYLAKOID 1D, chloroplastic isoform X2 codes for MALHCSLSSLPSLLHGGKLFTPNPSLLLPLPHHRASFSPNACHSVRRDFQWMRTMAYEETSSVSVVSETVDAQRDEVEPKSVGEVLESSEVEESEAVAFLDKLNLKLDTEDTYSIVIYGVGAIAALWISSGIVRALDAVPLFPKIMEIVGLGFTIWFSYRYLIFKKNRDELFAKIDDLKGQIVGSDDD; via the exons ATGGCGCTCCATTGCTCTCTCTCCTCGCTTCCATCCCTTCTCCATGGCGGCAAGCTCTTCACCCCCAATCCCTCTCTTCTCCTCCCTCTCCCTCACCATCGGGCCTCCTTCTCGCCGAATGCTTGCCATTCAG TTCGTCGTGATTTTCAATGGATGAGAACTATGGCGTATGAGGAGACATCGTCGGTTTCTGTGGTTTCTGAGACGGTGGATGCTCAACGGGATGAGGTGGAACCGAAGAGTGTGGGGGAAGTTCTTGAGAGTAGCGAGGTTGAAGAGAGTGAGGCTGTGGCTTTCCTGGATAAGCTTAATCTCAAg TTGGACACTGAAGACACATACAGCATTGTCATTTATGGAGTTGGTGCTATAGCTGCTTTGTGGATATCATCAGGAATTGTTAGGGCCCTGGATGCTGTGCCTTTG TTCCCAAAAATCATGGAAATTGTTGGACTTGGCTTCACAATCTGGTTTAGCTATCGGTATCTGATATTCAAG AAAAACAGAGATGAGTTGTTTGCAAAAATTGATGATCTCAAGGGACAGATTGTAGGGTCTGATGATGATTGA